Proteins from one Lepidochelys kempii isolate rLepKem1 chromosome 6, rLepKem1.hap2, whole genome shotgun sequence genomic window:
- the PEX16 gene encoding peroxisomal biogenesis factor 16 isoform X2, with translation MREHQPAGHPPSPAGLAQILEGRFSDSHELSELVYSASNLLVLLNDWILRKELQRTLPVSLPQQKLLTWLSVLECVEVFAEMGAAKVWSEMGRWTIIILIQLAKAILRLLLLLWYKAGIQTSPPIMPLDREQQQLQSEDKEGSSAGKEQTYVGRRSSRIVRSLESTPALQSRHWGSPQQREGKQNRRAEEMNQAPTPLGLQETIAESVYITRPLFHLLSLGIWGQRSWKPWLLSGILDITSLSLLSDMKDLNKRERLELRRRTILLLYYLLRSPFYDRYSEGRILFLLRLLADYVPGVGLVTRPMMNYLPAWQKIYFYNWG, from the exons GTCGCTTTTCTGATTCCCATGAACTTTCTGAGCTTG TGTACTCTGCCTCCAATCTCCTGGTGCTGTTAAATGACTGGATCCTCCGAAAGGAGCTACAGCGGACCCTGCCTGTG TCGCTACCCCAGCAGAAGTTGCTGACATGGCTGAGTGTGCTCGAGTGTGTGGAAGTGTTTGCGGAGATGGGGGCTGCCAAGGTGTGGAGTGAGATGGGCCGATGGACCATCATAATCCTCATCCAGCTGGCTAA AGCCATCCTGCGCCTCCTGCTCTTGCTATGGTACAAAGCTGGTATCCAGACATCTCCTCCCATCATGCCACTggacagggagcagcagcagctccaatcAGAAG ACAAGGAAGGCAGCTCAGCAGGAAAGGAACAGACATATGTTGGGAGGCGCTCCAGCCGCATTGTGAGGTCCCTCGAAAGCA CCCCAGCCTTGCAATCCAGGCACTGGGGGTCTCCCCAACAGAGGGAGGGAAAACAGAACCGAAGAGCAGAGGAGATGAACCAGGCTCCCACCCCTCTGGGGCTTCAGGAAACCATTGCAGAATCTGTCTACATCACCCGGCCTCTGTTCCACT TGTTGAGTTTAGGCATATGGGGCCAGAGATCATGGAAGCCCTGGCTCCTCTCGGGAATTCTGGATATCACAAG CCTAAGTTTACTGAGTGATATGAAAGACCTGAATAAGCGAGAGCGCTTGGAGCTGAGACGCCGAACCATCCTGCTGCTGTACTACCTGCTGAGATCTCCTTTTTATGACCGATACTCAGA GGGCCGGATCCTCTTCCTGCTCCGCCTGCTGGCTGATTATGTCCCTGGAGTCGGGTTAGTCACAC GACCAATGATGAATTACCTACCAGCTTGGCAGAAAATCTATTTCTATAACTGGGGCTGA
- the PEX16 gene encoding peroxisomal biogenesis factor 16 isoform X4 produces the protein MNETYQLISQWALNSHKVAFLIPMNFLSLSLPQQKLLTWLSVLECVEVFAEMGAAKVWSEMGRWTIIILIQLAKAILRLLLLLWYKAGIQTSPPIMPLDREQQQLQSEDKEGSSAGKEQTYVGRRSSRIVRSLESTPALQSRHWGSPQQREGKQNRRAEEMNQAPTPLGLQETIAESVYITRPLFHLLSLGIWGQRSWKPWLLSGILDITSLSLLSDMKDLNKRERLELRRRTILLLYYLLRSPFYDRYSEGRILFLLRLLADYVPGVGLVTRPMMNYLPAWQKIYFYNWG, from the exons GTCGCTTTTCTGATTCCCATGAACTTTCTGAGCTTG TCGCTACCCCAGCAGAAGTTGCTGACATGGCTGAGTGTGCTCGAGTGTGTGGAAGTGTTTGCGGAGATGGGGGCTGCCAAGGTGTGGAGTGAGATGGGCCGATGGACCATCATAATCCTCATCCAGCTGGCTAA AGCCATCCTGCGCCTCCTGCTCTTGCTATGGTACAAAGCTGGTATCCAGACATCTCCTCCCATCATGCCACTggacagggagcagcagcagctccaatcAGAAG ACAAGGAAGGCAGCTCAGCAGGAAAGGAACAGACATATGTTGGGAGGCGCTCCAGCCGCATTGTGAGGTCCCTCGAAAGCA CCCCAGCCTTGCAATCCAGGCACTGGGGGTCTCCCCAACAGAGGGAGGGAAAACAGAACCGAAGAGCAGAGGAGATGAACCAGGCTCCCACCCCTCTGGGGCTTCAGGAAACCATTGCAGAATCTGTCTACATCACCCGGCCTCTGTTCCACT TGTTGAGTTTAGGCATATGGGGCCAGAGATCATGGAAGCCCTGGCTCCTCTCGGGAATTCTGGATATCACAAG CCTAAGTTTACTGAGTGATATGAAAGACCTGAATAAGCGAGAGCGCTTGGAGCTGAGACGCCGAACCATCCTGCTGCTGTACTACCTGCTGAGATCTCCTTTTTATGACCGATACTCAGA GGGCCGGATCCTCTTCCTGCTCCGCCTGCTGGCTGATTATGTCCCTGGAGTCGGGTTAGTCACAC GACCAATGATGAATTACCTACCAGCTTGGCAGAAAATCTATTTCTATAACTGGGGCTGA
- the PEX16 gene encoding peroxisomal biogenesis factor 16 isoform X3 has translation MGTEQPQGRFSDSHELSELVYSASNLLVLLNDWILRKELQRTLPVSLPQQKLLTWLSVLECVEVFAEMGAAKVWSEMGRWTIIILIQLAKAILRLLLLLWYKAGIQTSPPIMPLDREQQQLQSEDKEGSSAGKEQTYVGRRSSRIVRSLESTPALQSRHWGSPQQREGKQNRRAEEMNQAPTPLGLQETIAESVYITRPLFHLLSLGIWGQRSWKPWLLSGILDITSLSLLSDMKDLNKRERLELRRRTILLLYYLLRSPFYDRYSEGRILFLLRLLADYVPGVGLVTRPMMNYLPAWQKIYFYNWG, from the exons GTCGCTTTTCTGATTCCCATGAACTTTCTGAGCTTG TGTACTCTGCCTCCAATCTCCTGGTGCTGTTAAATGACTGGATCCTCCGAAAGGAGCTACAGCGGACCCTGCCTGTG TCGCTACCCCAGCAGAAGTTGCTGACATGGCTGAGTGTGCTCGAGTGTGTGGAAGTGTTTGCGGAGATGGGGGCTGCCAAGGTGTGGAGTGAGATGGGCCGATGGACCATCATAATCCTCATCCAGCTGGCTAA AGCCATCCTGCGCCTCCTGCTCTTGCTATGGTACAAAGCTGGTATCCAGACATCTCCTCCCATCATGCCACTggacagggagcagcagcagctccaatcAGAAG ACAAGGAAGGCAGCTCAGCAGGAAAGGAACAGACATATGTTGGGAGGCGCTCCAGCCGCATTGTGAGGTCCCTCGAAAGCA CCCCAGCCTTGCAATCCAGGCACTGGGGGTCTCCCCAACAGAGGGAGGGAAAACAGAACCGAAGAGCAGAGGAGATGAACCAGGCTCCCACCCCTCTGGGGCTTCAGGAAACCATTGCAGAATCTGTCTACATCACCCGGCCTCTGTTCCACT TGTTGAGTTTAGGCATATGGGGCCAGAGATCATGGAAGCCCTGGCTCCTCTCGGGAATTCTGGATATCACAAG CCTAAGTTTACTGAGTGATATGAAAGACCTGAATAAGCGAGAGCGCTTGGAGCTGAGACGCCGAACCATCCTGCTGCTGTACTACCTGCTGAGATCTCCTTTTTATGACCGATACTCAGA GGGCCGGATCCTCTTCCTGCTCCGCCTGCTGGCTGATTATGTCCCTGGAGTCGGGTTAGTCACAC GACCAATGATGAATTACCTACCAGCTTGGCAGAAAATCTATTTCTATAACTGGGGCTGA